A genomic segment from Luteolibacter ambystomatis encodes:
- a CDS encoding DUF1501 domain-containing protein translates to MKQYKKEELRTRRDFIRQSACASLGVTGLVNALAQMRLMTAAMAQGGGGTGYRALVCLFLNGGHDSNNLLVPRGDPASDAARKDYETGRGVLALDRTLLQPLTVPATTKAFTKYYGGNVAPMGLHPNMADVANLFNSGELAVLCNVGTLAFPVADRAAYSGGQVPLPTQLFSHSDQQTQWQSSVSDKPFTSGWGGRAADLLNASYNASNSKVSMSVSLAGINSFQVGTSGQVTQYVVQSTGTVPLSGFSSVSDATDNDPYDGAINAGGYRLDRDQGRRLKAFEDIMRLTHANLHEEEYNRVVARARATEGTIGAALTAAAASGVDFDAKFVNATTSLGQQMKMIAKLIAGRTALGNNRQIFFCQVGGYDTHQTLLTSHGNLMTELNNSLKAFYDTLVALGVWDNVVTFTASDFNRTLTSNNVDATKAGSDHAWGGHALVMGGAVQGGDLYGQFPSLKTGSVAGSIDAGTTNRGRWIPGTSVDQYSSVLASWMGAGSSELAAIFPNLGRFDSPFSVSSANLAFL, encoded by the coding sequence ATGAAACAGTACAAGAAGGAAGAGCTCCGTACGCGCCGCGATTTCATCCGCCAGTCGGCCTGCGCGTCACTGGGCGTGACGGGTCTGGTCAATGCGCTGGCTCAGATGCGCCTGATGACGGCGGCCATGGCGCAGGGAGGGGGAGGAACCGGTTACAGGGCGCTGGTCTGCCTGTTCCTGAATGGCGGCCATGATTCGAACAACCTGCTGGTGCCGCGCGGCGATCCGGCCAGTGATGCCGCCCGCAAGGATTACGAGACGGGCCGCGGAGTGCTCGCGCTCGACCGCACCCTGCTCCAGCCGCTCACCGTGCCTGCGACCACCAAGGCTTTCACGAAGTACTACGGTGGAAACGTGGCTCCGATGGGCCTGCACCCGAACATGGCGGACGTGGCGAACCTCTTCAACAGCGGCGAGCTGGCGGTGCTGTGCAATGTCGGCACGCTGGCGTTCCCGGTAGCGGACCGTGCGGCCTACTCCGGCGGACAGGTGCCGCTGCCCACCCAGCTTTTCTCCCACTCGGACCAGCAGACGCAGTGGCAGTCCTCCGTTTCGGACAAGCCCTTTACTTCAGGCTGGGGTGGCCGGGCCGCGGACCTACTAAATGCCTCGTACAATGCCAGCAATTCGAAGGTCTCGATGTCCGTTTCGCTGGCGGGCATCAATTCGTTCCAGGTTGGCACGTCCGGCCAAGTCACGCAGTACGTGGTGCAGTCCACCGGCACCGTGCCGCTTTCCGGATTCAGCAGCGTCAGTGATGCGACGGACAACGACCCCTACGATGGCGCGATCAATGCCGGCGGCTATCGTCTCGATCGCGACCAGGGGCGGCGTTTGAAGGCCTTCGAGGACATCATGCGACTGACCCATGCGAACCTGCATGAGGAGGAATACAACCGCGTGGTCGCGCGTGCCCGTGCCACGGAGGGCACCATCGGTGCGGCTCTCACCGCGGCGGCCGCGAGCGGTGTGGACTTCGATGCGAAGTTCGTGAATGCCACCACCTCGCTCGGCCAGCAGATGAAAATGATCGCGAAGCTCATCGCGGGCCGCACCGCGCTCGGCAACAACCGCCAGATCTTCTTCTGCCAGGTCGGTGGCTACGATACCCACCAGACCTTGCTCACTTCGCACGGCAACCTGATGACCGAGCTGAACAATTCATTGAAGGCTTTCTACGACACGTTGGTCGCGCTCGGTGTGTGGGACAATGTCGTCACCTTCACCGCCTCCGATTTCAACCGCACCCTCACTTCGAACAACGTCGACGCCACCAAGGCGGGATCGGACCACGCCTGGGGCGGTCATGCGTTGGTCATGGGGGGAGCGGTCCAGGGCGGTGATCTCTACGGCCAGTTCCCGTCGTTGAAGACCGGCTCCGTCGCGGGATCGATCGACGCGGGCACCACCAACCGCGGCCGCTGGATTCCGGGAACCTCCGTCGACCAATACTCGTCGGTGCTGGCTTCCTGGATGGGCGCGGGTTCCAGCGAACTGGCGGCGATCTTCCCGAACCTCGGGCGCTTCGACAGTCCGTTCAGCGTTTCCTCGGCGAATCTCGCGTTCCTGTGA
- a CDS encoding glycosyl hydrolase family 95 catalytic domain-containing protein has protein sequence MRSLLVLAAMALPVLAGQPLEIRFTKPPVGKGGASSGPSGSFGNADKYPASNWESQAQPVGNGRIGAMVFGNPLKERIQFNDITLWTGTDNPSGGYDVTQFGAYQNFGDLFLESGGPSDPVGSDPVSTSGQEPSNGQDIGNAGDGKADTKWCMEHQDKDIVWQIDLGAAKAVPGYSFTSANDVPARDPRTWKFEGSEDGKAWRTLDEHKGDAPYAKRGETKHYAVASDKSSRFRYYRFVFAPAKDDNHFQVADIALDGQESAGADGAAITDFSRTLDLSTAIHTTTWKQDGTKFTREVFASHPDNVIVVRITADKPGKVSGSIGMTDAHGQKSAASGSDDAFSGKLSNDLRYAARVKVLCDGGKVTTTADKVSWSGNAATLILGAATDYALDPKKNFRSGVDPDALVQKQIAVAAAKPYATLRASHIADFQKLMGRVDLDLGAAPDKPVDERLDAYKKGEADPNLEALMFHYGRYLLISSSRDVLPANLQGLWNDSNKPAWFSDYHININLQMNYWLAEPANLSDCAMPLFNWTTAMIPGSVAATKKAFGADTPGWTMRTSVNIFGGNGWDWNTPGSAWLAQHFWDHYAFTGDKAFLEKTAWPVLHDVSEYWLAHLVEKDGKLVAPKGWSPEHGPREDGVAHDQQIVWDLFNNTLAASKALGKRDAFTDKVAAARDKLLGPKIGSWGQLMEWTTERPNEEKSGHRHTSHLYAVYPGKQISMSGTPDFAKAAAVSLEARGTSGDSRRSWTWPWRTALWARLNRPDKAGEMIRGLLTYNTMPNLFTTHPPFQIDGNFGITAGICETLLQSHADELSILPALPPAWKDGSVKGLRGRGGFEVDAAWKDGKLTGTKIRSGLGQPASVRLPGNPATITLKETGGRTAQVAAKNGVFSFPTKAGTEYSIEL, from the coding sequence ATGCGTTCTTTGCTCGTGCTCGCCGCAATGGCGCTTCCGGTCCTGGCCGGTCAGCCATTGGAAATCCGTTTCACAAAACCACCTGTCGGGAAAGGAGGCGCCAGCTCCGGCCCCTCCGGGTCCTTTGGCAACGCGGACAAGTATCCCGCCTCGAACTGGGAGAGCCAGGCGCAACCGGTTGGCAACGGCCGGATCGGCGCGATGGTTTTCGGCAATCCGCTGAAGGAGCGCATCCAGTTCAATGACATCACGCTCTGGACCGGCACGGACAATCCCTCGGGGGGATATGACGTGACCCAGTTCGGAGCGTATCAGAATTTCGGCGACCTGTTTCTCGAGTCCGGTGGTCCAAGTGATCCGGTGGGTTCCGATCCGGTCAGCACGAGCGGCCAGGAGCCGTCGAACGGCCAAGACATCGGCAATGCCGGGGATGGCAAGGCGGACACCAAGTGGTGCATGGAGCACCAGGACAAGGACATCGTCTGGCAGATCGATCTGGGAGCGGCGAAGGCCGTGCCGGGTTACTCGTTCACTTCGGCCAACGACGTTCCGGCCCGCGATCCGCGGACGTGGAAGTTCGAGGGCTCCGAGGATGGCAAGGCCTGGCGTACGCTGGATGAGCACAAGGGGGATGCCCCCTATGCGAAGCGCGGCGAAACCAAGCACTACGCCGTTGCTTCGGATAAGAGTTCCAGGTTCCGCTACTACCGCTTCGTCTTCGCTCCGGCGAAGGATGACAATCACTTCCAGGTCGCGGACATCGCGCTCGACGGCCAGGAATCGGCGGGTGCTGACGGTGCGGCGATCACGGATTTCTCCCGCACCTTGGATCTGTCCACCGCCATCCACACCACGACCTGGAAACAGGATGGCACCAAGTTCACCCGCGAGGTCTTTGCCAGCCATCCGGACAATGTGATCGTGGTGCGCATCACTGCGGACAAACCCGGCAAGGTGAGCGGCAGCATCGGCATGACCGACGCTCACGGCCAGAAGTCCGCCGCCAGCGGCTCGGACGATGCGTTTTCCGGCAAGCTCTCCAATGATCTCCGCTATGCCGCGCGCGTGAAAGTGCTGTGCGATGGCGGCAAGGTCACCACGACCGCGGACAAGGTTTCGTGGTCCGGCAATGCGGCCACGCTGATCCTCGGTGCGGCGACCGATTACGCGCTCGACCCGAAGAAGAACTTCCGCAGCGGAGTCGATCCGGACGCGTTGGTCCAGAAGCAGATCGCCGTGGCGGCCGCGAAGCCCTACGCCACGCTGCGCGCCTCCCACATCGCCGATTTCCAGAAGCTGATGGGCCGGGTCGATCTCGACCTTGGCGCGGCTCCGGACAAGCCGGTCGACGAGCGCCTCGATGCCTACAAGAAAGGCGAGGCGGATCCGAACCTGGAGGCGCTGATGTTCCACTACGGCCGCTATCTGCTGATCTCCAGCTCGCGCGATGTGCTGCCTGCCAACCTGCAAGGGTTGTGGAACGACAGCAACAAACCGGCGTGGTTCTCCGACTACCACATCAACATCAACCTCCAGATGAACTACTGGCTGGCGGAGCCGGCGAACCTGTCGGACTGCGCGATGCCGTTGTTCAACTGGACCACCGCCATGATCCCCGGCAGCGTGGCGGCCACGAAGAAGGCCTTCGGCGCGGACACACCCGGTTGGACGATGCGCACCTCGGTGAACATCTTCGGCGGCAATGGCTGGGACTGGAACACGCCCGGCTCGGCATGGCTGGCCCAGCATTTCTGGGATCACTACGCCTTCACCGGTGACAAGGCGTTCCTTGAAAAAACGGCATGGCCCGTACTTCACGATGTGTCCGAATACTGGCTCGCCCACCTGGTCGAGAAGGATGGCAAGCTCGTCGCGCCGAAAGGCTGGTCGCCCGAGCATGGTCCGCGCGAGGACGGTGTGGCGCATGACCAGCAGATCGTGTGGGATCTTTTCAACAACACCCTTGCGGCCTCCAAGGCGCTCGGGAAAAGGGATGCCTTCACCGACAAGGTGGCCGCCGCCCGCGACAAGCTGCTCGGCCCGAAGATTGGCTCATGGGGCCAGCTCATGGAATGGACCACCGAGCGGCCGAACGAGGAGAAGAGCGGCCATCGCCACACCTCGCATCTCTACGCCGTGTATCCCGGCAAGCAGATCAGCATGAGCGGCACGCCGGATTTCGCGAAGGCGGCGGCGGTTTCGCTGGAAGCGCGCGGCACCTCCGGCGACTCGCGCCGTTCGTGGACCTGGCCATGGCGCACCGCGCTGTGGGCGCGTCTCAATCGTCCGGACAAGGCCGGGGAAATGATCCGCGGCCTGTTGACCTACAACACGATGCCGAATCTCTTCACCACCCACCCGCCGTTCCAGATCGATGGCAACTTCGGCATCACCGCGGGTATTTGCGAGACGTTGCTGCAATCGCACGCGGATGAACTCTCGATCCTGCCGGCGTTGCCGCCCGCATGGAAGGACGGCTCGGTGAAAGGCCTGCGCGGTCGCGGTGGCTTCGAGGTCGATGCGGCCTGGAAGGACGGCAAGCTCACGGGCACGAAAATCCGTTCCGGCCTCGGCCAGCCTGCTTCCGTGCGTCTGCCCGGCAATCCCGCCACCATCACCCTGAAGGAAACCGGTGGCCGCACCGCACAAGTTGCAGCGAAGAACGGCGTGTTCTCGTTCCCGACCAAGGCGGGCACGGAATACAGCATCGAGCTTTGA
- a CDS encoding dienelactone hydrolase family protein: MTRHILSAIAATLSIASAELVEKPVVYEQGGVKLEGFHVYDDAVTGKRPGILVVHQWTGLGEHEKEQSRKLAKLGYNVLAADVYGQGVRPKPPEAGKEAGKYKNDRKLLRERLYAALDALKKDEHTDTANLGAIGYCFGGLAVLELARAEVDLKGVVSFHGSLDAASGMEAKKGTVKAKVLVLHGADDPHAPAAQVEALKKEMSDAGADCRVVLYPGAVHSFTQKSAGNDPSKGSAYNEAADTGSWKDMSDFFSGLFKK; this comes from the coding sequence ATGACCCGCCACATCCTCTCCGCCATCGCCGCGACGCTTTCGATCGCCTCCGCCGAACTGGTTGAAAAGCCCGTGGTTTACGAACAAGGCGGCGTGAAGCTCGAGGGCTTCCACGTCTATGACGATGCCGTCACCGGCAAGCGTCCCGGCATCCTCGTGGTCCACCAATGGACCGGCCTCGGCGAGCACGAGAAGGAACAAAGCCGCAAGCTGGCCAAACTCGGCTACAACGTCCTCGCCGCCGATGTGTACGGCCAGGGTGTCCGACCCAAACCACCGGAGGCAGGCAAGGAAGCCGGGAAGTACAAGAACGACCGCAAGCTCCTGCGCGAACGCCTCTATGCCGCACTCGACGCGCTGAAAAAAGACGAGCACACGGACACGGCGAATCTCGGTGCCATCGGTTACTGTTTCGGCGGACTAGCCGTATTGGAGCTTGCCCGGGCGGAGGTGGATCTCAAGGGCGTGGTGTCTTTCCACGGTTCGCTGGATGCCGCTTCCGGCATGGAGGCGAAGAAAGGCACCGTGAAGGCGAAGGTGCTGGTCCTCCATGGAGCCGATGACCCGCATGCGCCGGCGGCGCAGGTGGAGGCGTTGAAAAAAGAGATGTCCGATGCCGGGGCGGATTGCCGGGTGGTGCTCTATCCGGGAGCCGTCCATTCGTTCACCCAGAAGAGCGCGGGCAATGACCCGTCCAAAGGCTCCGCCTACAACGAGGCGGCGGATACCGGTTCATGGAAGGACATGAGCGACTTCTTCAGCGGACTTTTCAAAAAATAG
- the ald gene encoding alanine dehydrogenase, with amino-acid sequence MVIGVPKEIKAQENRVSMIPGSVADLVKRGHKVIVQKQAGEGASYHDSQYEAVGATLVDTAADVFAQAEMIVKVKEPQASEIAMLKPHHLLFTYLHLAASKPLTEGLLATGCTAVAYETIEVNRRLPLLEPMSEIAGRMSAIVGSYHLAKHRGGRGTLLGGVPGVAPGRVVVLGGGTAGVNAARVATGIGADVTILEVDFERMRFLDITMDGAHTVYSNEANLTELLPRVDLVIGAVLVPGAKAPKLITREMLRMMPKGSVFVDIAVDQGGCSETTRPTTHDDPTYEEEGVLHYCVANMPGAYSRTATQALNNVTHPWTMLIADKGLKEACRIRPDLLKGINTAGGRLTCEPVALAHDMPFTCAKEAVL; translated from the coding sequence ATGGTCATCGGCGTACCGAAAGAAATCAAAGCGCAGGAAAACCGCGTCAGCATGATCCCCGGATCGGTCGCGGATCTCGTCAAGCGCGGCCACAAGGTCATCGTGCAAAAGCAGGCGGGCGAAGGCGCCAGCTATCACGACAGTCAATACGAGGCCGTGGGTGCCACGCTTGTGGACACTGCGGCGGATGTTTTCGCCCAGGCGGAAATGATCGTGAAGGTGAAGGAACCGCAGGCATCCGAGATCGCGATGCTGAAGCCCCATCACCTGCTTTTCACCTATCTCCACCTCGCCGCCAGCAAGCCGCTGACGGAAGGACTGCTCGCCACCGGTTGCACCGCGGTCGCCTATGAGACCATCGAGGTGAACCGCCGCCTGCCACTGCTCGAACCGATGAGTGAGATCGCGGGCCGCATGTCCGCCATCGTCGGCTCCTACCATCTCGCGAAGCATCGCGGCGGCCGTGGCACGCTGCTCGGCGGCGTGCCGGGCGTAGCTCCGGGCCGTGTGGTCGTGCTCGGCGGCGGTACCGCAGGCGTGAATGCCGCACGCGTGGCCACCGGCATCGGCGCGGACGTGACCATCCTGGAAGTCGATTTCGAGCGCATGCGCTTCCTCGACATCACCATGGATGGCGCTCACACCGTTTACTCGAACGAAGCCAACCTCACCGAACTGCTGCCGCGCGTGGACCTTGTCATCGGCGCGGTGCTCGTTCCCGGCGCGAAGGCACCGAAGCTCATCACCCGCGAGATGCTGCGCATGATGCCGAAGGGCAGCGTGTTCGTGGACATCGCGGTCGACCAGGGCGGTTGCTCGGAAACCACCCGTCCAACCACTCACGACGATCCGACGTATGAGGAGGAAGGCGTGCTCCACTACTGCGTGGCGAACATGCCGGGCGCCTACTCCCGCACCGCCACCCAGGCGCTGAACAACGTGACCCACCCGTGGACGATGCTGATCGCCGACAAGGGTCTCAAGGAAGCCTGCCGCATCCGCCCGGACCTGCTCAAAGGCATCAACACCGCCGGTGGCAGGCTCACCTGTGAACCGGTGGCGCTGGCGCACGACATGCCGTTCACCTGCGCGAAGGAAGCGGTGCTGTAA
- a CDS encoding type II secretion system protein GspG — protein sequence MSKAKVIGGFVLAALAGIVIWKWRDPMSGVAPLAGEPPSLNTAPPVPARVELPVTLLPIAADMARLNSPETLPQDDLSSLSLVLATYGKNSGGNPTGENEEITAALLGNNPKRLAYLPANVPFVNASGQLIDRWGTPYFFHSMTAGRTDIRSAGPDRQMWTEDDIESSN from the coding sequence GTGAGCAAGGCGAAGGTCATCGGTGGCTTCGTCCTCGCGGCGCTGGCGGGCATCGTCATCTGGAAGTGGCGCGATCCAATGTCTGGTGTTGCACCACTTGCGGGGGAGCCTCCTTCGCTGAATACGGCTCCGCCCGTTCCTGCCCGCGTGGAGCTGCCGGTCACCCTGCTTCCCATCGCCGCAGACATGGCTCGTTTGAATTCTCCGGAGACTCTGCCGCAGGATGATCTTTCAAGTTTGTCCCTGGTGCTCGCCACATACGGCAAAAACAGCGGGGGGAATCCCACCGGCGAGAACGAGGAAATCACCGCCGCGTTGTTGGGAAACAACCCGAAGCGCCTCGCCTATCTGCCCGCGAACGTCCCTTTTGTGAATGCCTCGGGCCAGCTCATCGACCGCTGGGGCACGCCGTACTTCTTCCACTCCATGACGGCGGGACGCACCGACATCCGCTCCGCCGGGCCGGATCGTCAAATGTGGACGGAGGACGATATAGAGTCGTCCAATTGA
- a CDS encoding alpha-N-acetylglucosaminidase, protein MNRIWLLLLFVVPVLHAATPAEFAASSLVKRVAKDRAGEFHVQEIPTEDGKDVFEIEDGPGGKIVLRGNNGVSIASALGHYLKTRAQCHLSFCGDQMNLPATLPKVGAKERVVNEFQHRVFFNWCTLSYTGAWWDWNDWQRVLDFLALNGINRPLDVTGLECVWYDTLLKHGFSDEEARKFLVGPAFFAWQWMTNIQSHCGPLPKSWLDQRRELSRKISARERELGMEPIYQGFSGFVPRELKRKFPDAGVANQPSWCAFPGSAQLDPLDPLFGKIAATWYEELRKFYGPLHYIAADPFHESSPPKPGDEYLVNVGKTIFENMRKAADKPVWVMQSWSIRKPIATAVPAESLLVLDLNGSRANSTEKFWGRPFVTGMLHNFGGRINLHGDLRSLAANPFHKTREAAPNATGMGLFMEAIVQNPVVYDLAFDSVWRSGPVDPDEWLKAYARRRYGAESAAAVEAWKILLAGPYKPGTMGTENSSMPAARPALDPKKSGPNAGFSIPYAAPELLRAWELLLQDAPVLSKSDAWRFDVVDVGRQVLSNACQPLQREIAEAFRNKDAARFAELVKTFDGLLADIDRLLATRGEYSLGKWISDARRFGRTDEERALYERNAVMLVTWWGPEKGGSDPVIFDYAWREWSGLVGGYYRMRWNDFHRHLAEVLKSGGTWTEEGLKQAHGRPALRANDYFSVLADKEWAWITTAHQLPAKVEGDAAAIGKELLGKYGSLIQTQVSTKVTPQQNALPQGAVQVGSWSADQYATQWKKITIDLTKHLDAGGPWTFGALYQGGRSRLHVRNVTLRFGSEIVSKDLHEGHTGNEHVDNTWKLDLPEIPLNTPMVLEAEVRTDGTTNSSGVYFLKQGK, encoded by the coding sequence ATGAATCGTATTTGGCTTCTCTTATTGTTCGTGGTGCCTGTGCTCCACGCCGCAACTCCGGCGGAATTTGCCGCCAGTTCTCTCGTTAAACGCGTTGCGAAGGACCGAGCGGGCGAGTTCCACGTCCAAGAAATCCCAACGGAAGATGGTAAGGATGTCTTCGAAATCGAGGATGGCCCCGGAGGGAAGATCGTGCTGCGCGGCAACAATGGCGTCTCCATCGCCTCCGCGCTGGGCCACTACCTGAAGACCCGCGCGCAGTGCCATCTCTCATTCTGCGGTGATCAGATGAATCTCCCTGCCACGCTGCCCAAGGTGGGGGCGAAGGAGCGGGTGGTGAATGAGTTCCAGCACCGCGTGTTCTTCAACTGGTGTACGCTCAGCTACACCGGCGCATGGTGGGATTGGAACGACTGGCAGCGTGTGCTCGATTTTCTCGCGCTCAATGGCATCAACCGTCCGCTCGATGTCACGGGTCTCGAGTGCGTGTGGTATGACACGCTGTTGAAGCACGGTTTCAGCGATGAGGAGGCGCGCAAGTTCCTGGTCGGTCCGGCGTTCTTCGCGTGGCAGTGGATGACGAACATCCAGAGCCACTGCGGGCCCCTGCCGAAGTCGTGGCTCGACCAGCGCCGCGAACTCTCGCGCAAGATCTCCGCTCGCGAGCGCGAGCTGGGGATGGAGCCGATTTACCAGGGGTTCTCCGGCTTCGTGCCGCGCGAGCTGAAGCGGAAGTTCCCGGATGCGGGGGTGGCGAACCAGCCATCGTGGTGCGCCTTCCCGGGCAGCGCGCAATTGGATCCGCTTGATCCGTTGTTCGGAAAGATCGCGGCGACTTGGTACGAGGAGCTTCGTAAATTCTACGGCCCCCTGCATTACATCGCCGCCGATCCGTTTCATGAAAGCTCGCCGCCGAAACCGGGTGACGAATATCTCGTCAATGTCGGCAAGACCATCTTCGAGAACATGCGGAAGGCCGCCGACAAGCCGGTGTGGGTGATGCAGTCGTGGTCGATCCGCAAGCCGATCGCCACCGCCGTGCCAGCGGAGAGCCTGCTGGTGCTGGATCTCAATGGTTCGCGTGCGAACTCCACCGAGAAGTTCTGGGGCCGTCCCTTCGTGACCGGCATGCTTCACAACTTCGGCGGCCGCATCAATCTGCACGGCGACCTGCGCTCGTTGGCGGCGAATCCCTTCCACAAGACCCGCGAAGCCGCGCCGAACGCGACCGGCATGGGCCTCTTCATGGAAGCCATCGTGCAGAATCCGGTGGTGTATGATCTGGCCTTCGACAGCGTTTGGCGCAGCGGCCCGGTCGATCCCGACGAGTGGCTGAAAGCCTATGCGCGCCGCCGTTATGGCGCGGAGTCCGCTGCCGCGGTGGAGGCATGGAAGATCCTGCTCGCCGGTCCCTACAAGCCGGGAACCATGGGCACGGAGAATTCCTCGATGCCTGCCGCACGTCCGGCGCTCGACCCGAAGAAATCCGGACCCAATGCCGGATTCTCCATTCCCTACGCGGCACCGGAATTACTACGAGCCTGGGAGTTGCTGTTGCAGGACGCACCCGTGCTTTCGAAGTCAGATGCCTGGCGATTCGATGTGGTCGATGTCGGTCGTCAGGTGCTGTCGAATGCCTGCCAGCCTTTGCAACGTGAGATTGCCGAAGCCTTCCGCAACAAGGATGCGGCCCGTTTCGCGGAACTCGTGAAGACCTTCGATGGACTGCTCGCGGACATCGACCGGCTGCTAGCCACCCGCGGCGAATACTCGCTGGGCAAGTGGATCTCGGACGCCCGCCGTTTCGGCAGGACCGATGAGGAGCGCGCGCTTTATGAGCGCAATGCGGTGATGCTGGTGACGTGGTGGGGACCCGAGAAGGGCGGCAGCGACCCGGTTATTTTCGACTACGCGTGGCGCGAATGGTCCGGTCTGGTGGGCGGCTACTACCGCATGCGTTGGAATGATTTCCACCGACATCTGGCGGAGGTGCTCAAATCCGGCGGCACCTGGACCGAGGAGGGCCTCAAGCAGGCGCATGGGCGCCCGGCGTTGAGGGCGAATGACTACTTCAGCGTGCTTGCAGACAAGGAATGGGCATGGATCACGACCGCTCACCAGCTTCCTGCAAAGGTGGAGGGAGATGCCGCCGCGATCGGCAAGGAATTGCTCGGAAAGTATGGCTCACTGATCCAGACGCAGGTGTCCACCAAAGTAACACCACAACAGAACGCGCTGCCGCAGGGGGCCGTTCAAGTGGGTTCTTGGTCCGCAGACCAGTATGCCACGCAGTGGAAGAAAATCACGATCGACCTCACGAAACATCTCGATGCGGGTGGGCCGTGGACCTTCGGCGCGCTTTACCAGGGAGGCCGCAGCCGATTGCACGTACGCAATGTCACACTGCGCTTCGGCAGCGAGATCGTGTCGAAGGATCTGCATGAAGGCCACACCGGTAACGAGCATGTGGACAACACCTGGAAGCTCGACTTGCCGGAGATCCCGCTGAACACGCCGATGGTGTTGGAAGCCGAAGTTCGCACCGATGGCACGACCAACTCTTCCGGCGTGTATTTCCTCAAGCAGGGAAAGTAG